AGCACTCAATTTCGTAAATTACGTggatattgtatatatttctaagcgcaactgaataattttcaaacaatggTTATACGAGTAACTTAGAGATGTTGCTTTAAATTATCGTATGTTTGTCTTAAAAGTTACACTTGGCGAGTATGTTGTGATTACAGATATATTTTCTAGAATAAAATATACAAGCTTGTAGTATCCATATTTACTGTTGTCATAGCTACCGATGCAAGTTtcaacaaatataaaacaattatgGGAATTTCGGAAGTTTcggaagttttacttcaaaatttattttattataacctGAAATGGGTATATTCAGTGTGccacaaaatttgtaatatatagAAAGAAAAATCTGTGACTTTAACTAACTAACACTATaacatctatttttttttttttttagatcggaccactatgacgtatagccgccatacaaaccgtctagaatttttttattagtgaaGCGCATTCCAACCACGATGCAGTCGCtgttaacgatttttcttgcTTTCATCTTAAACCACAACCAATACCACaaatttgctataaaattatataaacatacaactataatatatgtatatgcgctcATGATACTCACATTGTAAATGCCATAAATGAAGGGATTGTAGCAGCTATTGCTCATCGCCAGCCAATCGCAGCAAAACCATATTATGCTGATAAAATGGTATTCATTAATTTCTGGTATAGTCACATACAGCACATTATATAACTGCAAGGGTAGCCAGCAGATGCCGAacacaatcacaacaacaatgagCATTTTTATGACCTGATAAAAGAGATATGTGATATTTATAAGAAATGGCATTATTATATAAACAGAAGAAATAAGAGTTAttcgtacacatacatatatgtacaagtataataaATGAAGAAACAGATACATATTATGTGACTCTTTTTATTGTCAAGCGCAGAATAAGATATACGCACTTAATTACACTTAGATATCAGCAATTTTTCATGTCAAAGTAAACAAAAGACGCAAAAAGAGTGTTGTAATTGAGCAAGAAATAGCCAGTTGCTGCTTATGAACTATTGTTTGCTTAGCCGAAGGCGAATTCTTAGAAAAATAGCATAATTAGGAGCGGAGCTTTGCCACCACAACGCCGCACAGGTATTTGTGTATTGCGCATAAACAGCTTAATTAGAGGTTACGTTTCCTCCTAGTCAACATTCAGATATCTATCCGCAAGCCACAGAAACCGCTCAATGCACAAATACATGACTATAGTAAAGACGTACAAGAGCAAATCgtgattttaattattgttcAACTCACTTTCTTCTTGTTTCGCATTAACGCCATGTCTCTTGTATCCTCGGCGTTGCCCGGTGTTTCCGTCAGCCACAGTTTCACAGCCATTTGTACATAGACGAAGGAGATGACACAGCAGGGCACACAGTATTGTACGATAACAAGCGCATAACGGTAAGCCTTTAGCTGTTCGTCCGAGAGATTGACATTCGTGCAGAATGGTCGTGTCACATTGTAGATGACACCGTCCTCTTCATTGATGGAAATTTGTGTAAACGATTTATAGAGAAAGTGCAAAATGTTGATACatattacaaataaacaaaaaagtttcgtatatttcttttaatatatgtatatacatacgtacatatcatcacttaaaatgcaaaacaacttataatcaaacaaatcaatattgagtttttattgcttacgattcactacatcatattacatattataagcataaaattttcagctgtcactgtcagatataaccaatgtataacttatatataaccaatatataaccaatgtataacttatatataaccaatatacaaccaatgtataacctatatatataaccaatgtataatcAATATAGAatcactttataaccaaaactcaatttttctTAATGTAAGTGGTTTCTACTGTACCGTTTTCCAtcacctgtaaacttatgaaaagtgatgttatgctatTTTGCAtattaggtgacgatatatcaacatatacatatatactaaacagatctatatacaatatatatacctATAACTATTTCCAACTTACCTCTGTAACGTTCATGCATCACTTCCACGCGAAATGCCACAGCTATTGGGCTAGCGAATATGAATGCTGATAACCAAATGCCAAGcagaataaattttgaaatatatttcgaaGGACGTGCTCTGCAAGTAGAATAGTagatagaaaaaatgaaaaagctaAACACTTGTGACGCGAAAacttaataaaatgttttaaaagtttttgtttttctgttcgGAATTCGTTTAACAGTTTTTTtatccaaataaatttttttagaatttttagcATAAAGTTGAATGATGAGGTATGatgatattaaattaaatggaaGAAATCTATCAAAATTAGCatttatattaaagtaaaagtccactgtaaatattttaatataatattcaaatttcGCAGCGTAGAAGAAAGATTAAAAAAGTGTTTTCCGAAGCAGAAAagaaatcaaacattttattattttaaaatttatataatctaaataacaaaataaaatcactttaaaCTCATTTTAAATCGATTAAAATTCTTTGAGACTACATATAATGGACAACTCAAGCAATAAAGAAGGTGtctaaagaaaatgaaataaaagaatatgATGCTACTCACTTCAACGGTAGAAATGAGGATTTTAATGCTATGGACTTCATATCTATCTTTTAGTAAATAAGGTTTTTATACACTGAAAGTAAACCATGAAATTTATAACAGTCATGAGCATACGACGAAGACATTTTAAAGTACATTATGTGATCACATTTAACCCGGACTTGTCCATATAAAGTGCTCATGTGTAAACctcattaacaaaaaaacttttcctAGATTGGTAAGACCTTTTACTATGTTTATATGAAGTTCTCTAATTAATGACTGCTTGGCAGTTATTTGTTAACGTTCTCGAGAAGTTTAACTGTTCATTTTTAgcatagaaaaaaaatgaattctgTCAATGACAGCatcagaaaaattaaagaaacagtgcttgaaaatcgttgtGTTAGCATCAGAATGTGGGCAGATACCTGTAACCTCAACACCTCTCATGGATAAGCTCAAacattttggaatattttcGGTAAGAAGCGTGATTTTTTGGCCAAACACGAAACGAAATCATTTGTATTAATGATTGGTATATTAATTTCTGTTCAGACCATAAATTCTTTTCCACATAAACTATACGAGTATCGCctactaaatattaattcagaAAAAGTCAATCGACTTGAAAAGTGAATAACTGATTCCAATGTCATAGGCAAACTGTCATGGCTGAATAGCGTCGAGCCGGCGCAGACGTTGCTATGTGTCTGGCTTAATTGGCAGGGAATATACCATGAGCTGCTCTTTTGTGGTCAAACTATTGATTCAAATCTGTACATTCAATAATTGGACCGTCTGAAGGAAGCAAAAGCTCAGAAGGGTGTTATGAGAAGAATTGCACACCTCAGGGCAAGGGCAGTGCATATACATCGATAGTGATTTGGTAGAAGCTTGGTGGGAAATGAagctttacaatttttttccaataaggACGAGTGTTACCTTGAGAATGGTGGTATGAAACCTTCGAAATGACAGACAGTTATAGAACAAAACAGTTATGCCTTTGaggtataattttttaaggcTTGGAAGAATCTTTTTTCGGttacaacaatttaaaaaaaaaaatgtcgtgaaattttaatcttttttgtaaatatccaaatttcagtttttttgccTTCGTCCAAATTCTAAGTTacggttttaactaaaacacgtattttttcacttcagatgatcctgtaaggagttatcatGCCAATGTCAATCTTTTTTTCGAGGGGTCACCGAAAATGGCAGCACAATGCccagtttaaaataattttccatccatttctttgttattagtgtatgtttgtaacaataaaaattctaataaaatagttcattgtttatataaaaaagttgttgttaATATGGTGTTTTTTACGCGAGGAAACCCCTTTTCCCAATTTCTTACCTTAAAGGATTGATGATAGCACGATGTCGATCAATCGCAATGGCGGTCAATGTAAAAACGGAAACATTTACGCTCAACGTTTGCACGAAAGGACAAAAGGCACACATAAACCAGGGTAAGTTCCAACGCTGTAAAAGAGCTGCTTGAAACTGAAaagatttaaattatattaatttatataaaatagaatATTTAACATTGCTTTTATAGTCTGTAAATATCGGTGGAATATCGATTTCCTTTAGAATAATAACCTTCAACttctcaaaacaaaattataaatctaaaaGAGCACCCTATATATTCAGAAGCATAGTTCGAATTGGCTTCGCTTGCATGACTAAGCAAATATTATGCTTCCTCAACTGTACTCTAACCTTGCTCAAAGTTACTTCtcggacatatgtatgtagtcatGCATGTGTTTAATTGCTCCATGTACTCACCTGAAACGGTATACAAAAGAGTCCAATGATGACATCGGCAACAGCCAAGTTTGCTATGTATGTATTGGTGACCGTACGCATTTGTCGGGCCGTTATTACCACCCAAATGACTAATGAGTTGCCAATGATTGCCAAAATGCTGATGCCGCCGTAAAATATGGAGAGTATTATGACAATTTCAATAGGAGCGGAGTATAGACGTTCTGCaattaatataagaaattaaaaaaaaagatacgatattattacttttaaatttattaataaggaAAACAAGCTAATGCAAATATAGTGTGAAAATAACATAGAACATTTTGGAAATTCATTGCTTAAGCGATATACTTCGAACGAGTATTTCAGTAGATTCTAAGGACTATTTAATCCAAGATCACCGAAATCGAGCTGATGGATTTATGACCGAAAAAGTTTTGAGTACGGTAagtggttttttttataaaagcttcTAAATTTAGTTCTTTTTATCCCTGTTTTATACCTTCTTAACGAGAAGGATGGCTTTTTGGTTagtaaattaatgaaatatcgattcaaaaaaaaagccaAGATAACAAGGATTATCATTTAGAATAATATTTAGACTTTCTAGAAGAGTACTTATGTGTCTCAcagtttaaaaacaaaatatatcaagtaaaatatttagttaatcGATAAATAAGTcgattaaacaatttataatcTTTTACATActaactgatcaaatttgacccagacttttaataaagtaaatgaaatttataacaagtaaatgaaacattttattaagCGTTGGTACACTTGTGTTGGCTTtcaaggagcctattttgaggGCTATAtttttcagtccgggtcaaCTTTGATCTGATGGTAATGAGACTTTTAGTATATTAAgtgtatgaaaaattatataatattaagcgTTGGTACACTTGTGTTGGCTTtcaaggagcctattttgaggGCTATAtttttcagtccgggtcaaCTTTGATCTGATGGTAAATTAAGTTAGCCACTGCTTTAAGttcttattaataaatttccattACCATTACCCACCACCTGAGTTCGATTTTATATTTGGTTAAATTGCAGCGATAAatatcatctgatcaaaattgaatCGAACTGTTCACGATGTTAATGTGACTACTTCTATATACTATAAATCAGGTATATATTGTGGGCTATTTATTATCAgtctgggtcaaatttgatcggaTGGTAAATTAAGTTAGCCACTGCTTTAAGTTCTTATTAGTAAGTTTTCACTATCAATACCCTCCACCTGAGTTCGATTTTATATTTGGTTTGACTGTATTAAACTTAAGGTGATTTCACTTATTCAGTGATCTAAAGACATATTCCATCACCAGCAGAATCATTCTTTCTTTGgtcttattatataaataaaatttcgagttatatacatatatacatacatatatagtggaATGTATAATTATTATTCAAAGTTAACTTACCGAATTCCTCCTCCTCGAGTACTTCATCATCAGGTATTTGTAAGACGGGAAATTCATCCATGGTGCTATAAGTCAAGTTGTTACGAAGaagtctttaaaaaatttcgtaattttttattttttcagtcaGTGATACGAACTTTTATctgtaaaatagttttgaagaataatttgatttaattaaaaatatgtaataatttaatatttttaagataaattGTTTTAATCCATGTTTTATATAAACCAATTATATTAGcgactaatttttttaagatgaaACTATtctatacatattaatttatttgcaaataactgaaatttcaaattaaaaaatttcgaattcgaCCCACTAAGTATGTTGCAGCGAGCAGATAAATGGCAAATCGAAGATGCTTATAGCATACAACCGTGAATGAATTTCTCACAGAGCCTAAAAAGGCTCTCTACTTAATTAGATTAGTCTCAGATATAGTTcaagtgcatatacatacatatatgtatatgtatatacatataaattctctatgtatattaatatgctTTATTCGGCGTTAACATAATCTCTCTTCACTTCAGCAGTTGCCAAACATAACCAAATATTTAAGATTCAGTAAATTCTCCTCACTAATGCAGTAATGTAGGAAGATGTACTTGAGCTAAAGAATTACTTCAAATGTCTTCCACTTCAGCGAGTGTACAAATTTGATAAATTATAAAGCCGAGCAACTGCATAGCAGCTGACCAGTCCATGGCTCATTTGGCTGCGGCAATGGTATTCAACTACAATTGAACGATTTGTGTAACTAACTGTGTGATCAAACATACCTACATGTCGAAGTGTAATGTAACTAATTACTCCCGCGCAGATTGCGCTCAGAAACCAGCATACCTTTGCACACATTCCGGCCATTAGTCACAAATGGAACTTATTAATCGTTGCTCTCCCTCGCTAAACAATTAATTACCAACATATTTGGATTGATGTTCGTTGTAAGGTGCAACAAACAACGGCTTACCAAGGCACAAACAATCATTAAATTCAGTTTACAACAATGGCAAATACATAGGAATGGATATATATTGCTTTCTATTGCAAATAATCGAAATAATTAAATCGCAGTTCTGCGTAATCGTTCAcagaaatttcatttattacaaTGAGATAAATCCATCTTATCTATCCTAAAAATGAAGTAGCACAAATACTTAGCCGTGCATGAAAAGTCTGTTATTTTAACACAATATTCAGTTCTGCAAAGTCATGCCAAGAAAAATCACAAGCACGCACTTGTAATCATTCCCAATTACTGGAGTGAAGTGCTCACCTCACGAatgctatatgtatgtaggtatgtgctTTTGGCATATAACGAACATGAGATAGTTTCGcttacctaacggttgtttttgACAGCATCATTGATCATTTGATTTGTTATTGACTTAAGTTAAATAGATGAGGATTGCATTGTGTCTACTGTGCGTGTGTTATTGACTTAGATTTATTCATCGTTGTTGGCAATGCATTGATTAGTAGGTCAATTGTGATTCCTGTGATCCCCTCCTTTCCCTTCCCTTCAGAAAATCAGAGCTGAAGATAATGGTTTAAGTGATAGGCCCACCCATCAAAGAGTTAACCTAAAATTTGTGCATTTAACAATTGAAAGCATTCTCAACTGACTTTGTGGAGTctaaaataaattcacaaaaggGAAATCTTAATTAGATATTGCCTTGTGGTGATAGTTGCCATGTCGGTTACAgcatgttccattgcccgaacatgaggaagttcgaatagcaattacccgtctgaagaagaACAAAGCGGTGGAAACAgatggattgccgaccgagctattcaaacacggcggcgaagaactgataagaagcatgcattagcttctttgctGAATATagtcagacgaaagcatgcccagcgattggaatttaaatgtgccctgcccaatctacaaaaaagAAGACCCTCTCAATCGGCGCCAACTAATGTGGGATAATTCTCCTCAACATCGTGTATGGTTCTGTCCAGcctattgtgtgaaagattaaagcccaccgtcaacaaccTGAGTGGACCTTATTGGTATGgatttagacctggaaaatctaaactgacgttgagaaatacaaaaagcttcgtcaggatcgggaagaacctctccgggccgtttgataccaaacgaagtttcagacaaagcgattCCTTTTCGTGCGGCTTCtgcaacctgctgctggagagaATAATTCAAGTTCCAGAACTGCCGGAGGTCCAAACAAACATTTCTAAAATCTGATCATTTCTAATTTATGAGGCAGCTAACCGTAAGTGTTACTCCACACTTCATTTGAATACGTATTGGCCAGCAATCAAGGATAAGCTTCAGCGCCTTTGTTGACTTCGTTTTCATTGCGCCCATGATTTCCAGCAAGCAGTCCCATAGCAACTGTTTCAGGGGTTTAAAGCGGCACTTTTCGATAATGTCATCCATACAATCCAAACAATCTGCGGCATACCTCAACACCAGCATACCACTGGCACACAGCAATCCTCACATCAACGCACTGCTCCGCAACTAGATCAGACACAACATTCACCACCTCTGCTGACAACAGACCATTCTACAACGTTCTACACAAATAACCATTCCTATGATCACGGCTTTTAAATCATCCGACTTTTTCGAGTTTTTTGCATATTCCTTCCTTCGGCCAAACCCAAATGGTAGACgcacttaataaatatttaattttattcattgaCAACGTCAAACACCCCAGGctgtttgatatgctttaataaaattgcaGAACTCGCAATTGTTTTGaaagtgtgctaaattttttttcgcaatCTGCTTTGAAGgtattattaaattgaaatatttcagttaatttgaaatcatttttataatttgcgcAGTAAATATAACAGAGACAATCAAATGAgtgcatttaataaatttaaattcctCTTTGTCATTGCTTTTGATTAgagttttaatttgaaagttTACGTGCAGACGCATAAGCTTTTATAAATGCTTAGGTATGTACTTAAAATTGTAATGGCTCTCAGCGATGTAATGACTTGCATATGCTTTGGCTAATGCATATGAAAGCCAATTTTAGTtctcatattttaattaaatgcgtTCTAGAAATGTAATTAAGTATATCTGCACAGTAGCAAGTAAAATGAAGTTTGTATGGGTTGTGCAATTTAAAAGAGTACAAGGTGTTTCCTTAGAAATAgaatttaatatgtttttaataataatggaaattgaataaaaatgttaattttttggttttatttgctttgttgaTGGTGCTTAATGCATAAATTCCAGTTTGTAAATGACAAGTGATGATTTCTTCTGCTAAGTTTGCACCTTTCAACACTTCTACTAATTACACTCCAACAAGTGTACAATTATTTGCATCTAGTATTGTCCTATCGACAGTAAATTTGACTCCatcttcaaatgaaaatacaaaattaattggGTTTGGTGAAAACCTGATATTTTACCATCGGAGTTGGCCAATATCTCTTAAGTTGGAGTATAGGGAGACGTAGAAGCTATCCCAACTTAACCTGCTTAAATCTGGGCATTCGCAAATATAACCTACCAGCGTTTCATCATCCTCCGCGAATACTCTGCATTCCACCGAATCTAGCTTTGCAATTTTCTGAAGCTTCGATCTTGAAAGTAGTAGGTTCATTGTGATGATCCTTACAAAGTTACTACGTTGTCTTTCGCCTAGAAGTAGAAACGTTTTGGTCTGCTCACCATACACACTACTCCTAAAAAACTTAATGAGATTGCCTGTGTTGCTTTTGTTCAAAGATCTGAGTTGTTTCTCTAAGCTCTTCACATTCATATTCCTCCCTCATCCTTAAATCCATCgatgaagatataaaaaatttcaaatgcagTACATATGTTTACTGTGACAACTAGTTTCACAGTTAATcctttgaaaagttatatatgcACAACTAAAAAcaccctatatatgtatttacttatggCCAGATAGGTTTTGAAATACTATCACAACAGCACAAACCCTGAGTAAGTGCATATAAAAGAAAGAGAATTTCGAACGAAAATGTAAAAACGACATACTCGTTTGCAagcttttaacattttttccatttataaaagtttatacTTTACTAAGCGACGAAAGCAACTAGTAAGCACAAGCCTTTGTTCCGCAAAATTTAGTTGGTACGTACCCTTCTACCGCCTACGGTTAGAATGCTTTGTTGTTTCACATAGTTTCCAAATAAAAATGTCAGATTAAAAATGCTCAAGGCTGGAACTTATGTCACATGCTTTATGCTAGCTTTTTACAGGGAAGTAATTATGTAGCTCGTATATGCTTTCactaacaatattttatataaaatatatgttttaagaAGTAAATATGTTATTCTTAATATGGGTATGAAGGGGCCAACGCATGTGCTTGATGAAAAGTAGGGAAGCCCCACAAGGTGGAGTCTAATCTCCTATTCTATAGATCCTTATCGTTAACGACCTGCTTAAAAAAACTTGATAATCGCGGCTGccgggtgattgcctatgctGACTATgtatgtagcacttatggtcaaaggtAAGTTCCCGATTGTTGTATGTGAGCTAATGCAGAGGTATCGCAGAGTCGTAACAAATTGGCCATCAACCCAAATAAAAGAGAGATGGTTTAATTTAGTAGAAGTTTCAAAATTCCGGTAGCACCGCTGCCGCAAATGTGAGATATCCTTCTGCAGCCGACGGAAACAGTGAAATATCTAGACCTCATCCTGGAAAGGAAGCTTCCATACAAGCCGAATTTGAAGGGGGAGCAATAAAGACATCGATTACCTTATACTGCAGCCATTAGCAAAAGGTGgagtctctcaccgaaagtggtcctctggcgcTACGACATACAAGCAGGCTTTATTCCACATACAGGCTTTATTCCACTACATTTGCAAAGAAACTCAAGAGCGATCAACGGGCGGCCTTTATCAACATCTTTGGCGCACCAAAGTCCACTTCAACCAGAGCACTTAGCGCCATCTTGCATATAGTGCCCGCTGACATCGTCGAAAGGTGTATGcctgcgaaagttgctatcagactcagaaaATCTTTTATCTTAAAAGAGCACGTGTCTGAAGACTCCGATATCCTCACACATTTTGACTTTATACCGGATCACTTGTATCATGTaatcgccaaaccgaactcttcCCAAGAAGCGTGAAAAAGCagttggaggagaggggcagtgagccTTCTTACGGGTGGATCAAAGCTTGGGGAAAGATTGGTGGAGGAGTTTACTGTCAGAAGCTCTCTGTTAATTCCatcttcagacttcctgactattgcaattcttccaagccgaagttgcaCTCATTACGGTAGCactagatttactgctccggagtaCAGTCTCCTTctgagaagtgaccatccattcatatagcagagcggcgatactggccttgaactcattaattGTACGTTCAGGGCATCGAGTGCCTTTGTGATGAGACTGATATGGCTGCCATGCCACAGCGGAATcccaggaaattgtaaagctgaagAGCTAGCAAGCAAAGACATCCTATAGCCTCAATCAGTTGAATGGAAGGGGGTCGGAGTTCCCGTCTCCTcctgtgttctactactagacaGCTGGGCCACCATAGGTAGATGCAATGTCGTAAAGCCTTTGCACAAGAGAAATGCTTAATGGCTTGtataatacatttacatatttcccaggaatgaaatattatttgcagttaaaagctttcaatataaagaaaacaaatataatttacagtaaaaaaaatattatttatccaATAACATACACATCTGTAAACAAGAAATGCGCTACTACGAACCGGAAATCCAATTATTGAAAATACTGATGAAAAGTGgaattcaaaaaattcgaaCAACATGCAAGCATTTTTTCGGTTGCTCAAGATtaaatattaccccaaaaacccTTTGCAGCCATTTAata
This genomic stretch from Bactrocera dorsalis isolate Fly_Bdor chromosome 5, ASM2337382v1, whole genome shotgun sequence harbors:
- the LOC105224463 gene encoding RYamide receptor, which gives rise to MDEFPVLQIPDDEVLEEEEFERLYSAPIEIVIILSIFYGGISILAIIGNSLVIWVVITARQMRTVTNTYIANLAVADVIIGLFCIPFQFQAALLQRWNLPWFMCAFCPFVQTLSVNVSVFTLTAIAIDRHRAIINPLRARPSKYISKFILLGIWLSAFIFASPIAVAFRVEVMHERYREDGVIYNVTRPFCTNVNLSDEQLKAYRYALVIVQYCVPCCVISFVYVQMAVKLWLTETPGNAEDTRDMALMRNKKKVIKMLIVVVIVFGICWLPLQLYNVLYVTIPEINEYHFISIIWFCCDWLAMSNSCYNPFIYGIYNEKFKREFNKRFNLCFCKFRTNNDAHERTLSMHTRATSLRSNFANSSMRIRNNLYAEAAAGQHKPDIYYTYRYANMRSSRNGSNASAHNNIAMPRKTMQTYDYSKTNTELHNAVAAAAANGQSVPQWRRNNFKPLYPDVIECEDDLDTLMHSTPTSEEPNSSSAGSNKVNMSAGPGFIFKTTGKR